GTTGGGATGTTCTCAGATTCCTTCAGGAAAATCAGCTTCTGTGCAGGTGAGTACGTTTACGGGACTATTGAGTCGTTATACCCTGAAAATGTTAAGGTCAAATCTGCTGCCTAACTAAGGTCCTCAACGCCGGACCTTACCACAGCTTCTGTACCATGAGGTAAATAGGCattttcccccctccccttcacTGTGTGGATAGATGCAATGCTAATCCATCGAAAATTAGAGCAGAACAAAAGTAATTCTTAAAACAATTTAACTTGTTCAACATCTTCATATCGATTTTTTCCCCGCATTTTCTTTTTGCACAGATCTGTCGTATGTTTGTGGAAGACTGCAATCGTTACAGAGAATATATTCATCTTCTCTCGTTCAACTATGACTTTCACTTGTGCAAAGCACAATTTTACTTGAATGGAAGCcagataatttttaacaaaggcTATGGAGTCACACACATGCTAAAGGGATTGTTGCAAGAGTACGTGAACAGCCCTGTGTTCGCAAGGAACCGCCTTGGTTATGGTAAagcattaatttctttttcattttaactgaTAACACCCCAAAGCCTTGTTGGTTGGTTTCGTCACGCAACACGTTGCCtgttgcgtgacaagaccaATCAAGCAGTTGCTCTTTTGAACCCTTTCACTTTAGAGAGTGACCAGTACTGAAGCGTTTTGCTTCTAGGGGTGACCaatatgtaatttctccttagcgATCCATTGCCGAGCAGAGAGGTgataagaaaaaagagaaataacagCCAGAGGGGATATTGCTTGATGTAATTGAATTTATGTTGAAAGCTTGAAAGTAGAAGAGTCGAAGTTAATATGACTTCCAACACTCTGGCAATGAGAATATTGAATACACGACAATTTAACAAGTGGATAGTGTTTGGATAGAACACCAGTTCTTTAGGATAATACAAAACATAAATTTATCGCAGTTAGAAGTTATCCGAAACTCTTATGAGAGAAGCCTCACCCTCAAGTTTGGCAATAGGGACGAATGGATTCCTTCCTAGAAGAAAGAGTTTGAAGTCATCATGTTTTACTTGAGTGTCGAATTTCAGCTGATGAAGAAATTGCTGTATATCTAGTGCATGAATTATAAGAGTTTCGAATACAACGTAGCCGAAAGAGAGATCACATTTCACGATTGAATTACGATTGAAGGAAAATTACGTCTCCAGATACGGTTCACATGATCCCACTTAGTAGCAAAATGCGCTCAATCGATTGACAAACTGGATATGTGTCATACTTACAAATCTTTTTTAGGTGAAATTTCAGTGCCGTTGCACCCAGGAATCACACCCCAAATTGTGTTTAACTACCTGGTGAAAAAGGCTTCGTTTTACGAGTTTCACACGCTACCTGAACAAACAACGAATGCCTCAAGCTCCGAAACCAATCGAGTTCTTACGCACATTCTCCGAGAGTATGGTGATTATGACGTCAGCTTCGTTTTGTCGCTGAAGGAGACGAAAGAAGAAGGCGTGGTCACCATGGAATACATTGTCTTAATGACGAGTCGCAGAGAGCTTTTTCCGAAGTTGACTTTGGATTTAAGACTTTCAAAGAAGTCACCATCGTCAGGTTCGCTTTCAACCATGAGCAGTGGAAATAGAACCGTGGATTTGCCAGAGAACGGAGAGACAGAGCAAGAAATAGGTATTGGCGAGGAAGTGTTAAAAAGGACCATACTATTTTAAAACGATATTGATTAACCTGAGTGAGAAATAGGGTGAGTTTGAACGTGATCTTTGGATGAAAAATGTGTCAAAAAGTGGTGTAAGAGCACAATGAGTGGCAAAAGAAGTTGGTACGCCATCCGTCAGAAGGCGGTCGCCAACCTAAAACCAACTCAAAATTTCATGCAGAAATCTTGTAATTTTTCTCTAAtaagttactttaaaaaaaaactctttcctCCAAAACAATGTTGCAAGAAAGTCTTGAACGTTATCCAAGTATTAGGTGTGCgcgcaacaaacaaaaaactgttttaagtGACAACACAACTAAAACTCGCgtcttattcattttttttctagcatCACGTGTACGATTCAATCTACCCATGGGGAGTTCCCAAGGAATCCCAAACCTCCCCTCCCCTGGTGAGTTCCACAGGTCAGCCTCCTCACCCCACTCCCTGTACGCATTGGGTCACGAGGGTGGGTCGCAGATCTTCAACGTACCTTCGTCGCGCTCGGACGAAAAGATTGGTGACCACCACCGGGATGTGCTTCCGCCGTTTGCGCCAATTCCAGAGCATTATGAAGAAGAGTTACCCGAGAATGTTGCCCTGCGCGAATCCAAGCTCCTTAAGGAAGCTTCCCTACGTGGCCGTGACCATTTGGTGCATATAATCTGTCGGGCCCTGACCCACTGCAACCGAGACTTGTTATGGCATCGTTTGCTGGTTGGAGAGACTGAGGATGAAGAGAGAGACGGAGGGAAAAAGAGCAGGCGTAAGAGCGTCATGCGAAAATCCAGCTCAGAAACGAGTCTTAAACAGAGCTGGGCAAAGACTCTTGACTCGCTTAACCCCGGAGCAGATCAGGTACAGTCCATTCTGTTCATTTAGAATAGTTTCTATGAGTCCCCTTGTACAGTTGGTAAGGGCTGGTGGAACAATGTTAGTATCTAATCAACtgcgcacccacccctcccctaacccaacaacagtcaactgataacaaggtACGTTTAATGTTTGGTTAGTGGAGGGGTAGTGGCGCAGTTTCTTAGATACTAACAATGATTCGGGTTTGTAAAGCGCAACTGGAAAACGTTTTAcgtaaaaagtaattttgatgGTTATGCGGGACAGTACGTAGGTCTTAGTCGGCCCGACTCCATTGCAGTGTCAATGCCTCATCAAATAGGCATGTGACGAGAACAAAGGAAGTCGTTAGATGTGTGACGGGTGCGTGACAGCCTTGCGTGACAAATTAGCTAGTCAAAGTGACGTGAATAACAAAGGATTCATTTTTAAGCCcttgacatatttttttttttaaacaattcattGTACAATTCTTTGTTGCAGGTGTCACCGTCGCGCTTGACCTTTGAAGATTTTCAACAACTTCTATCTGTGGTTGGAGTCAAATCTTTGAGAGAAGAAGATCCACAACTTATTTCACTCTTGTCGATGAGAGCAACGTGGTTTCTAAGCCTTTTCCCGTGAGTGAgcgttataattttttttacccgTCTTTGATTTTGGGTGATACGTTATCGAATTAGGAAACGAAACAGTTTGGCGTTTAGGGCACTTAAAAACGTGATGAGTGATcgagatgaaaagaaaaaacaaaacaaaacagaacaagaaACCGAGAGCAAGAAATTATCAACGAAAAAATATGGCACTGtttgatgcaaaaaaaaaaaaatgatttcggAGAGATTTGAAGGCAGAGCCATTCTCGCAACAAGGATCACCAGTGAATTCAAAATGGCTGTAATGCTTAGTTCCAATACACTTTTAACCTGCAGTGTAATCGTCTTACTAAGGCAAATTGACTTTACAAGCTCGCGATTGTTTATTTGACCGGCCATGTTTGGACGTGGACGGTGGGGGGAAGGGGCGggaaagaaaatactgagcgctcgttcgccaaaattacgccatTTCTGGAGGCTAATGCGCTTTGGACTATTCttgattatttaaatttttttcttttctacagAGTTATTCGTGCAAAATTTCCAGAGGAGCATCGTTTATTCACGGACGAGAACAGTTCAGTTCACTGCCTGGCTGTTTTGAATCGTGATTGTCCGGATATGTTTGTTCTGTTGTATGTGGATAAAAACAATGATAGTGCTGTGAGTAtcgtaatatatagatttagccaagcctaacagtggagctcgcattttttttccccgcacgtctcaagggcacaacgccttgccccggccaggactagaactcGGGttgtccgactcggagcccagtgcactgaccactggactactgaacaaagccgtggcgttggcgcGCCCGCGGTACActtgaccacgcatgttaaaagtagcaccttgtacggtcgtacggtcgtacatccaaattttttcggctggatgggttactactattttgtataattatggggctacgctctgcgagctccgctattagtGGCTCCCCatgttgttatttgttttgcGCACGAGTTTAACACATTTCAACTAACTGTTAGttagaattttgtttctttgttcatGGTAATGTTGATGTACGTGGTAATATCTGTTTATGGGAGAAAATCGCATACTACTATGAATGGCAAAAGTCTTGGCACGCCCTTCTAATTTTTGAATCGTTCTATAACTCTCCTCTatctctccctccccctccccatTTCAATGTTGCCTGGTGCCAGTTTCGGTGTTAGAAAATGGTCACCACGAGCCAACATCGATTGGGAGGAAAGAAAGGACCTTCAAGAAAATTATTAGACATGAATAACAAGATTTATGTTTATCGTGTTGATTGGAAGGTTGTCGGCCACTTACTAAGGGAAGGCGTGCTATCTACTTTTGACAATCATTGTAGGTAAGACAACGGGAATTTCAAGGGATGGGTGGGTGTGAAGAGCAGTGTTTGACACCCATGTGGCCGAAACAGTGTATAACTACTTCGGATATCTTACATTTAAACTACGCCGATTAAGCTTTAATTTTCCACGCAGGATATTTATGTTGTCTTCCGCGAGGATTTGTCAGATGATAAGGAGATCTCATACAGATCACGTTTGCTCAGAAAGGAAGTCAGAAGTCACGTGTACGGTGTGATAAACGCTATGTGCTTCCACATGTGGACAGGCTTACTTCCGGTGTGACAATGGTGCAAGTGACCAGACGTTCTGTAACAATTGCGAAGATGACAGCAATGGTGGTGCACATTTTAGCAGTCATGtaattttcactttattttttgtaTGGTTTTGGTCTGTCAATGGATAGTCAACGAAAAGATGCTCGCTTGTAAattatgtttaatttattttttgaagtcTTCACTTGCGAGTTCATGTCGCTCAAAGAGATGCCTCAATAGCTTTTCAGTCCATCACAATTACGAAAAGGAGGTCTTAATGCGTCTAGTAGATCAGTAATGCTGGTGACTGTATGGAGAGACACAAAAGGGGAGGACGAaaggttgtttttctttttgtatgttCTTGGCTCTGGTATGACGTAGAAGAGACCCCTGCCTTCCCCTCCCAccccgtcccccccccccctcttcttGTTAAATTATTGTTTACCCCTTAGGAGTAATTTGTAATGGTCTTCTTCAAACCACAAAggtgaaaatttaaaagatagTATCAATtatcaaacttaattttataaaataaaattagagtTACATTATGAgggaagaaataaatttcagacATTATGCCACCCATAACATCTTTTCACTTTCCAATTTAAGGTTACTTTATCTGGAATTAAACATATTAAAGAGATAGCCCACACACGCCTGCGCtaggttttatttcaatatgttgTTAAATTGTAGATTCCCATTTAATGTGAAGGAATAATGATAAATTATGGGTGCAGTAATTTTGTAAATGAAGTGAACAAGAAGGTAGATATTTTGTAGATATCttcacaaaataaatttattataGATATTTTGGGGTTTGACCTCTCTCTTTTCGCcgataaattattttaaaaatgaaacactATGTACCTCCGCTCTATCGACGGTTTAacgctggaaacgtcagctttagaaatcctttacgatggccaataggccattttacagttgtatactcagttgccaagcctttgttttggagtgaggctgaaggtgaccttgttgtgatagagaccagtatctagttagcatgataacaaagtaatttgcatttgaaaagcagcaaggtttgtatcataacaaggtcacccttagcctcattcctgttcaaaggcttggcaaccaagcacacaactgtaaaatggataATTCACATCATCATCagttgacaaaaacaaattatcttgcaATACcaccaccgacgcagcaccgcaaTTTCTCAAGAAGTCTACCCACCTTAAATACGTCCTTAAAGACTAAGTGGGAACCGAAGTCTTGAACTACGAACTGGGCGCGACAGGGTGATTTTTATCTTGAGTATTCCGATAAAAGCGCGCGTAGAGCCACTTGGGTCATACAATAAAATGATCGGCACTTCCCTAAAAACAACCTGACAACGCCATCAACTTTGATTCAACCCGTGCATGGCCATTACTTAAGTGAGATCTTTAAAGTAAGGGTTTTCCCAACCTCTCTTATTTGGTCAATGCAGTGAAGATGAATTGTACACATTTCTTAACCTCGCAAAGCCTATAACATTTGGTTACTACTATTGGGTTTGATATAATTCTTTTGCACTTGATATACGTGAACCAGTACATAACGATGAAATACAGTGCGCTATTTAATTAGCACTTCCCTGTTAACCCATTACGCCCCAAAATTTATATTCTCCAATTAACTCTTCTCatcacatttcctttggtactgacgaggagaatttgtttgacaatcaggagtcTCTTACACTTGTgactatttcttttaatttcatgaaCTTTACATTTAATTCCAGGGTAATAATGTAGGGGGGGAGTTAGAACACAGTCAAGCTAAAGGCTCagacatttattttgattttaatcttATTTAGTGATTACATGATTGAAATCTTCCGTTACTTTCCTCCTTTCCGTTCCCTTATCTGGAGTTACGGGGCTGAAAAAACCTTACGAACTGTGGAAACGAAGTAGCTACCGTGAAAGAACTTGCTCATGACATCTTAACGCATTTACATAACATAAGTAAGATTTAAGAATAAAAGGGTTTTGATTGTATTTACACGACGAAGGTAAGGGCTTCGGCCGAGAATGTTTCAGATAATGTCACACAGCTGTTTTGCAGTGTCATCTCCAAAGATGTGGAACTCACTGTCCAGGGGCTTGGATGTTTGTTACGGACTGCGACAGAGTGGCATTGTGCTCCTTGCTTGTACACCTTGCAAACGAATTTCTGATCTCTGCACTCAGAAAGATGTAGAAGAATGGATGGAATAGGCTCCGGCTCTGATACAGGAAGGTTAAGACAATCACCACCCTGTAATCCACATTACGCCAATCTGCGATGAAGAGAGATTCCACGGCGGTAATGGCACTCCAAAGGATCAGGTACAACAGAAACAAGGCGCACGAGATGTGCAGCACTTCCAAGTTGAGGAGGTGAGTTCCTCCCCTGAAAGACCCAGCCATTGCAGGTGTCGGGGTTGGCAGTCTTGGCTGGGTGCTCACCGGCATGGAGGATACCTTCGGCGTAGGGTGGATGGAGTTCTTTTTCAGGATAGTTACGGTGATCGCCAGAATAGTGAAGAAAATTGCAGGGCCGAGAGTGATCAGAGTATGAAAAGTAGAGTAGGAAAGAGTGGCGAGGTTGCCCTTCTCCCAAGACAACCAGCATGTTCCTTCAAACTTGTCATAGGCTCCCCATGTGTTTGGATTCAAGGGTGGAGACGCCAGGAAACCTGCACCGAACCAGATCGTGAACATCAGTAGACGGACAACGGGCTTGTTGATGAAAAACATACAGTAGGCACTTGGGGACTTGACATACAGGAATCGGCTTATTGCAATGAGAGCGACTGTTGCTAGGAACACTGTTGCCAGAGTGTTGTGGAAGAATCCCTGGATGCGACATAAGAACGGTATCATTCCCAGCCCGAAAGAATCGACCCAAACACCTGTAGCCCAAGGTCCGGCTGTTACCAAGGCACTGACAATGTCGATAACCATGAAATTTTGGATGAACATGTATGGTACAGTTCTGAGTCTTATTGACGTTACTATGATAAAGACTAGGTTGAGGAGAAAAGCCAGAGAACTGATACAGGCAAGAGCTTTTAATTGAGCCCAGACGCTGCTCGCCTCCTGAGGCTGCCTGAACAGAGGTACAGGATCTGTAGGAGTGTAGCCGCTGGTAGTGTTGGTAGTGTTGGATTCATTTCTTGGGGTAAAGGTTGAATTAACCTGCAAATCGTTCCCCATTGTCAAACTTGCTATGGGAACTGAAATAAGGCGAGAGAATACAATGATAAGATTTCGATGGCCTTAAATGAAACCGTTCAGAACATTCTATATTCGTTATAACATTTTCCGAGCAAGAAGTTTTCCATCCCCCACTGTATTCTAATCCTTGTTGAAAATCATTCCTCGTGGCTTTCACACCTGTTAATAGAACTGAATGGCTAGGAATCGTTTTGTTAAATTTctaaagcttgaaaaaaaactaataagaTATTTCGTTTCCATGATTGCGATTTTGCTcccgtaattttttttcactccttgtCTCTAGACGCTGTCTGGTTAGCAATGTTAGCGTGGCCGAAAGGGGGATCCAAAGGTGTCTGTGTTACACTTTGTCAAGCGAGAAGTGACACCTTTATCATTATGAAACAAGCTCTTCTACTCCCCTTATCTAGAAGGCATTTGATTTAAAACTCCTTCCTCACTTTCGCAGTGACAAAGTATCTTACGTACGCCGCCATCTGatctaagaaaaaca
This is a stretch of genomic DNA from Pocillopora verrucosa isolate sample1 chromosome 12, ASM3666991v2, whole genome shotgun sequence. It encodes these proteins:
- the LOC131799897 gene encoding parapinopsin-like → MGNDLQVNSTFTPRNESNTTNTTSGYTPTDPVPLFRQPQEASSVWAQLKALACISSLAFLLNLVFIIVTSIRLRTVPYMFIQNFMVIDIVSALVTAGPWATGVWVDSFGLGMIPFLCRIQGFFHNTLATVFLATVALIAISRFLYVKSPSAYCMFFINKPVVRLLMFTIWFGAGFLASPPLNPNTWGAYDKFEGTCWLSWEKGNLATLSYSTFHTLITLGPAIFFTILAITVTILKKNSIHPTPKVSSMPVSTQPRLPTPTPAMAGSFRGGTHLLNLEVLHISCALFLLYLILWSAITAVESLFIADWRNVDYRVVIVLTFLYQSRSLFHPFFYIFLSAEIRNSFARCTSKEHNATLSQSVTNIQAPGQ